A window of Vicinamibacteria bacterium contains these coding sequences:
- a CDS encoding UDP-glucose/GDP-mannose dehydrogenase family protein, with amino-acid sequence MNIGVVGSGYVGLVVGACLAENGNSVVCVDSDAEKVAALSGGVIPIYEPGLAEMVPRNVAEERLRFTTDLAGAVRGSEVLFIAVGTPQGEDGSADVKYVLGVAEGIARAINGFKIVVNKSTVPVGTAKRVREVMAAITTHPFAVVSNPEFLKEGVAVDDFLKPDRIVIGTDDPKVEAVMRQLYEPFVRTGNPILVMDHASAELTKYAANAMLATRISFMNEIANLCDKVGADVRQVRLGLGRDGRIGASFLFPGVGYGGSCFPKDVRALLRIGHDLGCEMSVVAAVDRTNEMQKRSLVPRIEAYLGGLAGRVVAVWGLAFKPRTDDVREAPALAIIEALLAGGAAVRAYDPKASGTARRILGNRVALCSRSYEAVEGADALVVVTEWNEFREPDFQRMKSLMRRPAVFDGRNIYEPKQLRELGFHYEGIGRR; translated from the coding sequence GTGAACATAGGAGTGGTGGGCAGCGGATATGTCGGCCTCGTGGTCGGTGCGTGCTTGGCGGAGAACGGCAACTCCGTGGTCTGTGTCGACTCCGACGCAGAAAAGGTCGCGGCCCTCTCCGGGGGCGTGATCCCCATCTACGAGCCGGGGCTCGCGGAGATGGTGCCGCGCAACGTTGCCGAGGAGCGCCTGCGCTTCACCACCGATCTCGCGGGCGCGGTGCGGGGAAGCGAGGTGCTGTTCATCGCGGTGGGGACGCCCCAGGGCGAGGACGGCTCCGCGGATGTGAAGTACGTGCTCGGGGTGGCGGAGGGCATCGCCCGCGCCATCAACGGGTTCAAGATCGTGGTCAACAAGTCCACGGTTCCCGTGGGCACCGCCAAACGCGTGCGGGAAGTCATGGCCGCCATTACCACCCATCCCTTCGCGGTCGTCTCCAACCCCGAGTTCCTGAAGGAAGGGGTGGCGGTGGACGACTTCCTGAAGCCGGACCGGATCGTCATCGGCACCGATGACCCGAAGGTGGAAGCGGTGATGCGGCAGCTCTACGAGCCCTTCGTGCGCACCGGCAACCCCATCCTGGTCATGGACCACGCCTCCGCCGAGCTCACCAAGTATGCGGCCAACGCCATGCTCGCCACCCGCATCTCCTTCATGAACGAGATCGCCAACCTCTGCGACAAGGTGGGAGCCGACGTCCGCCAGGTGCGGCTGGGGTTGGGCCGGGACGGCCGGATCGGGGCCTCTTTCCTGTTTCCGGGCGTGGGCTACGGCGGCTCCTGCTTCCCCAAGGACGTGAGGGCGCTGCTCCGCATCGGCCACGACCTGGGCTGCGAGATGTCGGTGGTGGCGGCGGTGGATCGAACGAACGAGATGCAGAAGCGTAGCCTCGTCCCCCGCATCGAGGCCTATCTGGGCGGCCTGGCCGGCCGCGTGGTGGCGGTGTGGGGGCTGGCCTTCAAGCCCCGCACGGACGACGTGAGGGAGGCCCCCGCCCTGGCCATCATCGAGGCCCTCCTGGCCGGGGGCGCCGCCGTCCGGGCCTATGACCCCAAGGCCAGCGGGACCGCGCGCCGGATCTTGGGCAACCGCGTGGCCCTGTGCTCGCGGAGCTACGAGGCGGTGGAAGGGGCGGACGCGCTGGTAGTGGTCACGGAGTGGAACGAGTTCCGGGAGCCCGACTTTCAACGGATGAAGTCCCTGATGCGCCGCCCCGCGGTCTTTGATGGACGGAACATCTACGAGCCGAAGCAGCTGCGGGAGCTGGGTTTCCATTACGAAGGCATCGGCCGGCGGTGA
- a CDS encoding glycosyltransferase family 1 protein gives MNVGLDLRPSLLRPTGAGAYILALAERLPVAAPEDRFFFFSASLRDRYPPRAWAPNVTFVDRRIPVRALNFAWNRLGAPALDRLVGAPLDLIHSPHPLIVPGRRARHVLTIHDLFFLKHPEMTRAEVQRDYVPLVRAHVRRADGVLCGSEFTASDIRRLLDVPEEKLAVTPYGVDPIYRAPVPAPEVEAVLARRGLPRGAILYVGSDEGRKNVVNLAMAYMGLARRRPRTPPLVLVGPGPGWAQGGSQIAPQIRSTGYLATRELRALMAACALLVLPSLEEGFGLPAAEAMAAGLPVVCSRGSALEEIAGDAATLVDPLDAGSIAGGLERVLDDPAYAEEQRQKGLARSRRFDWDATVRETLGFYRRILGR, from the coding sequence ATGAATGTGGGCCTCGACCTCCGGCCTTCCCTCCTGCGGCCCACGGGGGCGGGGGCTTACATCCTCGCCCTCGCGGAGAGGCTGCCGGTGGCAGCGCCGGAGGACCGCTTCTTCTTCTTCTCCGCCTCTCTCCGCGATCGCTACCCCCCCCGCGCCTGGGCCCCCAACGTCACCTTCGTGGACCGCCGCATCCCCGTCCGCGCCCTCAACTTCGCCTGGAACCGGCTGGGGGCGCCGGCCCTGGACCGCCTGGTGGGGGCTCCCCTGGACCTCATCCACTCGCCCCACCCCTTGATCGTCCCCGGCCGGAGGGCCCGCCATGTGCTCACCATCCACGACCTGTTCTTCCTGAAGCATCCGGAGATGACGCGGGCGGAGGTGCAGCGGGACTACGTGCCCCTCGTGCGGGCCCACGTCCGTCGCGCGGACGGCGTCCTTTGCGGGTCCGAGTTCACCGCCTCCGACATCCGGCGCCTCCTGGACGTCCCCGAGGAGAAACTGGCGGTCACGCCCTACGGCGTCGACCCCATCTACCGAGCCCCCGTTCCCGCCCCCGAGGTCGAGGCCGTGCTCGCCCGCCGCGGGCTGCCCCGGGGCGCCATCCTCTACGTGGGCAGCGACGAGGGGCGCAAAAACGTGGTGAACCTGGCCATGGCCTACATGGGGCTCGCCCGCCGGCGGCCCCGCACCCCCCCCCTCGTCCTGGTTGGACCCGGCCCCGGATGGGCCCAGGGTGGCTCCCAGATCGCCCCCCAGATCCGGTCCACCGGCTACCTCGCCACCCGCGAACTCAGGGCCCTCATGGCCGCCTGCGCCCTCCTAGTCCTGCCCTCCCTGGAGGAGGGATTCGGACTCCCCGCTGCCGAGGCCATGGCCGCGGGTTTGCCGGTGGTCTGTTCACGGGGATCGGCCCTCGAGGAGATTGCCGGCGATGCCGCCACCCTCGTCGATCCCCTCGATGCGGGATCGATCGCGGGGGGCCTGGAACGAGTCCTCGATGACCCCGCCTATGCGGAGGAACAGCGGCAGAAGGGCCTCGCCCGGAGCCGGCGCTTCGATTGGGATGCGACGGTGCGGGAGACCCTGGGCTTCTACCGCCGTATCCTGGGCCGGTGA
- a CDS encoding glycosyltransferase family 2 protein — MSRGRPTPLLDPLLTVVMPVYNEAATVEEMVGRVLAVPLRLELIAVDDGSRDGSREILLRLAGEMGFKVLLQERNQGKGAAVRRGIEEAKGDVIVIQDADLEYSPEEYPELMDLIVKGKADAVFGSRFIGRHRCFLFTHYLANLFLNLVTNVLYNTTLTDMETCFKAVRADVLKSLRLRSNRFGIEPEITAKLFKHGARVYEVPITYEGRDYSEGKKITWKDGFPALWTLIKYRFMD; from the coding sequence ATGAGCCGGGGCCGCCCCACCCCCCTCCTCGACCCCCTCCTGACCGTGGTCATGCCGGTTTACAACGAGGCGGCCACGGTGGAAGAGATGGTAGGGCGGGTGCTGGCAGTTCCCCTCCGTCTCGAGCTCATAGCCGTAGACGACGGCTCCCGAGACGGCAGCCGAGAGATCCTGCTCCGCTTGGCGGGGGAAATGGGCTTCAAGGTCCTGCTCCAGGAAAGGAACCAGGGGAAGGGGGCGGCGGTCCGCCGGGGCATCGAGGAGGCGAAGGGAGACGTGATCGTCATCCAGGACGCCGACCTCGAATACAGCCCCGAGGAATACCCGGAACTGATGGACCTCATCGTGAAGGGCAAGGCGGATGCGGTGTTCGGCAGCCGCTTCATCGGCCGCCACCGCTGCTTCCTCTTCACCCATTACCTGGCGAACCTGTTCCTGAACCTCGTCACCAACGTGCTCTACAACACCACTCTCACGGACATGGAGACCTGTTTCAAAGCGGTGCGGGCGGACGTCCTCAAGAGCCTGCGCCTTCGCAGCAACCGCTTCGGAATCGAGCCGGAGATCACGGCCAAGCTGTTCAAGCACGGGGCCCGGGTATACGAGGTGCCGATCACTTATGAGGGCCGGGACTACTCGGAGGGGAAGAAGATCACCTGGAAGGACGGCTTCCCCGCACTCTGGACGCTGATCAAGTACCGGTTCATGGACTGA
- a CDS encoding ABC transporter transmembrane domain-containing protein yields the protein MALRAETLVVWARSEVRQFIRLLSYTRPYRGRLLLSWVATAGYAASGAVLVSKVKPIFDEVLIQGVNVGRVSAAILLLYLLKGVCSYVSTTLVASVGQRAVTDLRSAVYEHVLQQSFTFLARHTTGALMSHITTDVERIQNAVSEIAGDLLKEGLTVLGLLFVLFYMDWRLALFALVGMPLAFIPLVRLGRRLRASNETSLRRWRDISEILQETISGFPVVKAFGMEMFELARFRRAAGRLLNVNMRITRTTAVLPPLMEAVGGLALIGALFYGSNRIRTGDMTPGAFASFLTALFAMYTPIKRLSRVNATLQAALAASSRIFEVLDTHEEVREEKAALPLPRMREGIEYRGVGFRYADGHGAILRGVSFGACMGEVVAIVGTSGAGKTTLVNLLPRFYDVTEGEITIDGVDVRRGTLASLRDQIGLVTQQTVLFNDTVRANIAYGLEDVDAARVESAARAAFAHDFILDLPRRYDTVIGERGSRLSGGQRQRIAIARAILKDPPILILDEATSALDAKSERLVQDALANLMKGRTTLVIAHRLATVREAARIVVLEGGEVREVGTHEELLRKGGVYSRLHDLQFAPEDPAV from the coding sequence TTGGCGCTGCGGGCCGAGACGCTGGTCGTCTGGGCCCGCTCCGAGGTCCGTCAGTTCATCCGGCTCCTGTCCTACACCCGTCCCTACCGGGGACGACTCCTCCTCTCCTGGGTCGCCACCGCGGGATACGCGGCCTCCGGGGCCGTGCTCGTGTCGAAGGTCAAGCCGATCTTCGACGAGGTCCTGATCCAGGGCGTGAACGTGGGCAGGGTCTCCGCCGCCATCCTCCTCCTCTATCTCCTGAAAGGCGTCTGCTCCTACGTCTCCACCACCCTCGTGGCCTCGGTGGGGCAGAGGGCGGTGACCGACCTGCGCAGCGCCGTGTACGAGCACGTGCTGCAACAGTCGTTCACCTTCCTGGCCCGCCACACCACCGGCGCCCTCATGAGCCACATCACGACCGACGTGGAGAGGATCCAGAACGCGGTCTCGGAGATAGCGGGCGACCTCCTGAAGGAGGGCCTGACCGTCCTCGGCCTGCTGTTCGTCCTTTTCTACATGGACTGGCGGCTGGCCCTGTTCGCGCTGGTGGGCATGCCCCTGGCCTTTATTCCCCTCGTCCGCCTGGGCCGGCGTCTGCGCGCCTCCAACGAGACCTCCCTAAGGCGCTGGCGCGACATCTCCGAGATCCTGCAGGAGACGATCTCCGGATTCCCGGTGGTGAAGGCTTTCGGGATGGAGATGTTCGAGCTCGCGCGCTTCCGCCGCGCCGCCGGCCGGTTGCTCAACGTGAACATGCGGATCACCCGCACCACCGCCGTCCTGCCCCCCCTCATGGAGGCGGTGGGGGGGCTGGCGCTGATCGGGGCCCTTTTCTACGGCAGCAACCGCATCCGCACGGGTGACATGACCCCGGGAGCATTCGCCTCCTTTCTGACCGCGCTCTTCGCCATGTATACCCCCATCAAGCGCCTGTCGCGCGTGAACGCCACCCTGCAGGCGGCCCTGGCCGCCTCCTCGCGGATCTTTGAGGTCCTGGACACCCACGAGGAGGTTCGGGAGGAGAAGGCCGCGCTACCCCTCCCCCGGATGCGGGAGGGGATCGAGTACCGCGGCGTGGGCTTCCGCTACGCGGACGGCCACGGGGCCATCTTGCGGGGAGTGAGCTTCGGGGCCTGCATGGGCGAGGTGGTGGCGATCGTGGGGACGAGCGGGGCCGGCAAGACCACGCTCGTGAACCTCCTCCCGCGCTTCTACGACGTGACGGAGGGGGAGATCACCATCGACGGGGTGGACGTGCGGCGGGGGACGCTGGCCAGCCTGCGCGACCAGATCGGTCTCGTGACCCAGCAGACCGTGCTCTTCAACGACACCGTTCGCGCGAACATCGCCTACGGCCTGGAGGACGTGGACGCGGCCCGCGTGGAGTCGGCCGCCCGGGCCGCCTTCGCCCACGACTTCATCCTGGACCTGCCCCGACGCTACGACACCGTCATCGGGGAGCGGGGGAGCCGGCTCTCGGGGGGGCAGCGGCAGCGCATCGCGATCGCACGGGCCATCCTGAAGGACCCCCCCATCCTCATCCTGGACGAAGCCACCTCCGCCCTGGACGCGAAATCGGAGCGGCTCGTGCAGGACGCGCTCGCGAACCTCATGAAAGGACGTACGACCCTCGTCATCGCCCACCGTCTGGCCACGGTTCGGGAGGCCGCCCGGATCGTGGTCCTGGAGGGGGGCGAGGTCCGGGAGGTGGGGACGCACGAGGAGCTTCTGCGCAAAGGGGGGGTCTACAGCCGGCTCCACGACCTGCAGTTCGCGCCCGAGGACCCCGCCGTATGA
- the gmk gene encoding guanylate kinase gives MSSPRPSVVVVSAPSGAGKSTVLGVVVRELEGIRFSVSHTTRPPRPGEKEGVQYHFVDHAGFEKMREQGLLLEWAPVHGYLYGTALAEYERAQREGVDLLLDLDVQGAAKVRAILPDAVTVFILPPSYEDLERRLRGRGQDDEAAIRRRLEVAREELSRCVEYNYAIVNDDLATCVEALKAVIRAARFRMSRMEGPARAILATFTSNKET, from the coding sequence TTGAGTAGTCCACGGCCGAGCGTGGTGGTGGTCTCTGCCCCCTCGGGGGCGGGGAAGTCCACCGTGCTGGGAGTTGTGGTCCGGGAGCTCGAGGGGATCCGCTTCTCCGTCTCCCACACCACTCGCCCGCCCCGGCCGGGCGAGAAGGAAGGGGTCCAGTATCACTTCGTGGACCACGCGGGCTTCGAGAAGATGAGGGAGCAGGGCCTGCTCCTCGAGTGGGCCCCCGTGCACGGGTACCTATACGGAACCGCGCTTGCCGAGTACGAGCGAGCCCAGCGGGAAGGGGTGGACCTGCTCCTAGATCTGGACGTGCAGGGAGCGGCCAAGGTGCGGGCGATCCTCCCCGACGCCGTGACCGTCTTCATCCTGCCCCCATCCTATGAGGACCTTGAGCGGCGGTTGCGCGGGCGGGGCCAGGACGACGAGGCCGCCATCCGTCGGCGGCTAGAGGTGGCCCGCGAGGAGCTAAGCCGCTGCGTGGAGTATAATTACGCGATCGTGAACGACGACCTCGCCACCTGTGTGGAGGCGCTAAAGGCCGTCATCCGGGCTGCGCGCTTTCGCATGAGTCGTATGGAAGGGCCGGCCCGGGCCATCCTGGCTACCTTTACTTCGAACAAGGAGACATGA
- the galE gene encoding UDP-glucose 4-epimerase GalE, giving the protein MRVLVTGGAGYIGSHAARELKDAGHDVVVLDDLSAGHRGAVPAGIPLVVGDLGDTGALRRALSGVEAVLHFAGLLSVGQSVADPMPYYLTNLTKGVALLGAMAEAGVRKLVFSSTCAVYGMPVRIPVDEDHPQDPISPYGATKRAFERALADLATAGRLSAVSLRYFNASGCHPDGSLGEDHRPEEHLIPLALDAALGRRPPLTIYGTDYDTPDGTCIRDYIHVQDLARAHIVGLRALEGGEPFQAFNLGSESGYSVREVLQSVERVAGKPVPARAGARRPGDPPRLVSSAARMRALGFRPTHVELDGIVETALRWRLDHPRGYGAAA; this is encoded by the coding sequence GTGAGGGTGCTGGTCACGGGCGGCGCCGGCTACATCGGCAGCCATGCCGCCCGTGAGCTCAAGGACGCGGGTCACGACGTGGTCGTGCTCGACGACCTCTCGGCCGGGCATCGGGGGGCGGTCCCGGCCGGGATCCCCCTGGTGGTGGGCGACCTAGGCGATACGGGCGCGCTGCGTCGGGCCCTCTCCGGCGTGGAGGCGGTCCTCCATTTTGCGGGCCTCCTGAGCGTCGGGCAGTCGGTCGCGGATCCCATGCCCTATTACCTGACCAACCTCACGAAGGGGGTGGCCCTGCTCGGGGCCATGGCGGAGGCGGGCGTGCGGAAGCTGGTCTTCAGCTCCACCTGCGCGGTCTACGGGATGCCGGTCCGCATTCCCGTGGACGAGGACCATCCCCAGGACCCGATCAGTCCCTACGGGGCGACCAAGCGGGCCTTCGAGAGGGCCCTTGCCGACCTGGCCACGGCCGGGCGTCTGAGCGCGGTGTCTCTGCGCTACTTCAACGCCTCCGGCTGCCATCCCGACGGCTCGTTGGGCGAGGATCACCGTCCCGAGGAGCATCTCATCCCCCTCGCCCTGGACGCGGCGCTCGGACGGCGGCCCCCCCTCACCATCTATGGGACCGACTACGACACCCCCGACGGGACCTGCATCCGCGACTACATCCACGTGCAGGATCTGGCCCGGGCCCATATCGTTGGTCTGCGCGCGCTCGAGGGCGGCGAGCCCTTTCAGGCATTCAACCTGGGGAGCGAGAGCGGCTATTCCGTGCGGGAGGTCCTCCAGTCGGTGGAGCGGGTGGCGGGCAAGCCGGTGCCGGCCCGGGCCGGCGCGCGGCGACCGGGAGACCCCCCCCGGCTCGTGTCGTCCGCGGCCCGAATGCGTGCCCTCGGGTTCCGCCCCACCCATGTGGAGCTGGACGGCATCGTGGAGACGGCCCTGCGCTGGAGGTTGGATCACCCACGGGGCTACGGGGCGGCGGCATGA
- a CDS encoding YicC/YloC family endoribonuclease: MTGFGSAAAESETLRAAVTVRSLNHRYLDLTVHLSRRLVPLEPEIKELVQSQMYRGRVELSLEATFPDAWAEEVVASRPLVSQLVHTLRQMQAEYGLEGGVQVSDILRFPGALQTAEAPPVLDPDRRGRLLALVGQALQGLAAMREAEGRRLETELLRSLAAISSGADRIEALSVASREGRREVLLERLRGLSVELGLDDARLYPEVVRAVERHDVSEEVQRLRSHAAMARELIEGQPPSGKRLDFLAQELMREANTIGSKIADAALVREVVGLKSEVEKFREQVQNVE; this comes from the coding sequence ATGACCGGCTTCGGATCCGCAGCGGCGGAGTCCGAGACGCTGCGGGCGGCGGTCACCGTGCGCAGCCTGAACCACCGCTATCTGGACCTCACCGTCCACCTCTCCCGACGGCTGGTGCCCCTCGAGCCCGAGATCAAGGAACTGGTGCAATCCCAGATGTACCGGGGCCGGGTGGAGCTCTCGCTGGAGGCCACGTTTCCCGATGCCTGGGCGGAGGAGGTGGTGGCCTCCCGCCCCCTGGTGTCGCAGCTCGTGCACACCTTGCGCCAGATGCAGGCCGAATACGGTCTGGAGGGAGGGGTGCAGGTGTCGGACATCCTTCGTTTCCCAGGTGCGCTCCAGACCGCGGAGGCCCCCCCCGTCCTGGACCCCGATCGGCGGGGGCGTCTGCTGGCCCTCGTGGGGCAGGCGCTTCAGGGCCTGGCCGCCATGCGGGAGGCGGAGGGGCGGCGGCTCGAAACCGAGCTCCTCCGGAGCCTGGCCGCCATCTCGAGCGGGGCGGACCGCATCGAGGCCCTCTCCGTGGCGTCCCGGGAGGGGCGCCGCGAGGTCCTGCTGGAGAGGCTGCGCGGCCTCTCCGTGGAGCTGGGCCTCGACGACGCCCGTCTCTACCCGGAGGTGGTGCGGGCGGTCGAGCGGCACGACGTGAGCGAGGAGGTCCAGCGCCTCCGTTCGCACGCGGCCATGGCCCGGGAGCTCATCGAGGGGCAGCCGCCCTCGGGGAAGCGCCTGGACTTTCTGGCCCAGGAGCTGATGCGGGAGGCCAACACCATCGGGAGCAAGATCGCGGACGCCGCCCTCGTCCGGGAAGTGGTGGGCCTCAAGAGCGAGGTCGAGAAGTTCCGGGAGCAGGTCCAAAACGTTGAGTAG
- the rpoZ gene encoding DNA-directed RNA polymerase subunit omega, with amino-acid sequence MKSMQQPSQPQLILPKDVDSKFRFITVAAQRAKQLQNGAKPRVEVKSRKATRVAIDEVLAGLVSWEVRDKPPAPVPEA; translated from the coding sequence ATGAAATCAATGCAGCAGCCGAGCCAGCCGCAATTGATCCTGCCCAAGGACGTGGACAGCAAGTTCCGCTTCATCACCGTGGCCGCCCAGCGGGCCAAGCAGCTTCAGAACGGGGCCAAGCCTCGGGTAGAAGTGAAGAGCCGCAAGGCCACCCGGGTGGCCATCGACGAGGTCCTGGCGGGTTTGGTCTCCTGGGAAGTCCGGGATAAGCCGCCCGCGCCCGTGCCCGAAGCCTGA
- a CDS encoding glycosyltransferase family 1 protein — protein sequence MSPAQGPLGTGALTIGVDARELQGRPTGTGRYLRNLLRLWTAGADDRFVAYFNGPPPADPVLAHPRILCRGLPSRRGLFWQERSLPEAARTDGIQVFFSPAYTCPLALHVPRVTAVHDLSFFSHPQDFGALDGLRRRVLVAASIRASRTVLACSEFTRREIAGRFPDCADRILHVPLGPDDDLPPPPPRAEARARRGARGPYLLTVGAVLNRRCLPELLHAVALLRRPWPRLRLDVIGENRTHPRLDLEGLVQMLDLGGHVRLAGFADEATLAECYAAADAAVFLSEYEGFGLPALEAAARGVPLLVSRRPALGEIFGEAALVVEPRDVTAVAGALDRLLSEQALRESLVSRGRALAARYSWAETARQTLGAMHGATP from the coding sequence GTGAGCCCGGCTCAGGGGCCCTTGGGGACGGGGGCCCTCACGATCGGCGTCGACGCCCGGGAGCTGCAAGGCCGGCCCACGGGGACGGGTCGCTATCTCCGCAACCTGCTCCGGCTCTGGACCGCGGGCGCCGACGACCGTTTCGTGGCCTACTTCAACGGCCCTCCCCCCGCCGATCCCGTCCTCGCCCATCCCCGAATCCTCTGCCGCGGCCTCCCTTCCCGGCGCGGACTCTTCTGGCAGGAGCGGAGCCTGCCCGAGGCCGCCCGCACCGACGGCATCCAGGTCTTTTTCTCGCCGGCTTACACCTGTCCCCTCGCCCTCCACGTCCCCCGGGTGACCGCCGTACACGACCTCTCGTTCTTCTCCCATCCCCAGGACTTCGGTGCCCTCGACGGTCTTCGCCGGCGGGTGCTGGTGGCGGCGAGCATCCGCGCCTCCCGCACCGTCCTCGCCTGTTCCGAGTTCACACGGCGCGAAATTGCGGGCCGCTTCCCGGACTGCGCCGACCGGATCCTCCACGTCCCCCTTGGCCCCGACGACGACCTGCCGCCCCCGCCCCCCCGGGCAGAGGCGCGGGCCCGCCGGGGCGCCCGCGGTCCCTACCTCCTCACCGTGGGCGCGGTCCTGAACCGCCGCTGCCTGCCCGAGCTGCTGCATGCCGTGGCCCTCCTGCGCCGGCCCTGGCCCCGGCTCCGCCTCGACGTGATCGGAGAGAACCGGACCCATCCCCGCCTCGACCTCGAGGGACTGGTCCAAATGCTCGACCTCGGCGGTCACGTGCGGCTCGCGGGCTTCGCGGACGAGGCCACCCTCGCCGAGTGCTACGCGGCCGCGGACGCCGCGGTCTTCCTGTCCGAGTACGAGGGCTTCGGGCTCCCCGCCCTCGAGGCGGCGGCCCGGGGCGTACCCCTCTTGGTCAGCCGGCGGCCGGCCCTGGGCGAGATCTTCGGCGAGGCCGCCCTGGTGGTGGAGCCAAGAGACGTGACCGCCGTCGCGGGAGCCCTCGATCGCCTCCTAAGCGAACAGGCCCTGCGGGAGTCGCTCGTGTCCCGGGGGCGTGCGCTGGCCGCGCGTTACTCCTGGGCCGAGACCGCCCGTCAAACCCTGGGCGCGATGCACGGGGCCACCCCGTGA
- a CDS encoding glycosyltransferase family 2 protein — MRGPYQGGPDPARVAVVVVSFNTCEELRRCLRSLADHPTLPLQVIVVDNASADLSPETVRREFATVLLLENEENLGFARAANRGLREARAPYILFLNSDAEVRPGALETLVALLDARPEVGVVAPRTRGTDGTIQVSSGPALTPLSEWGQRRLVRGVRARVPAALARAERIHADEHEPVWVSAACLLARREALLAVGGFDEAFFLYEEDVDLCVRVRRAGWRILFTPAAEVLHHLGRSMQRAGSRADLEYHRSHILYYRKHNGWLPRAFLRARVFLLALSRWAAALGPGPERQARRRDAGRLLRAARRG, encoded by the coding sequence GTGAGGGGGCCCTACCAAGGGGGGCCCGATCCCGCCCGCGTCGCGGTGGTCGTCGTCTCCTTCAACACCTGCGAGGAGCTCCGCCGCTGCCTCCGTTCCCTGGCTGACCACCCGACCCTGCCTTTGCAGGTGATCGTGGTGGACAACGCCAGCGCGGATCTCTCGCCGGAGACGGTCCGGCGCGAGTTTGCCACCGTCCTTCTGCTCGAGAACGAGGAGAACCTCGGCTTCGCCCGGGCCGCCAACCGCGGGCTACGCGAGGCACGAGCCCCTTACATCCTCTTCCTGAACAGCGACGCCGAGGTCCGCCCGGGCGCCCTCGAGACCCTCGTCGCCCTCCTCGACGCGCGGCCGGAAGTCGGGGTGGTGGCGCCCCGCACCCGGGGCACGGACGGGACCATCCAGGTCTCATCGGGGCCGGCCTTGACGCCCCTGAGCGAGTGGGGACAGCGGCGCCTGGTGCGCGGCGTCCGCGCGCGCGTCCCCGCCGCCCTGGCCCGGGCCGAGCGGATCCACGCGGATGAACACGAGCCGGTCTGGGTCTCGGCCGCTTGCCTGCTCGCGCGGCGAGAGGCCCTCCTCGCCGTGGGCGGATTCGACGAAGCGTTCTTCCTCTACGAGGAGGACGTGGACCTTTGTGTCCGGGTGCGTCGGGCGGGGTGGCGGATCCTCTTCACCCCCGCCGCAGAGGTTCTCCACCATCTCGGACGGAGCATGCAGAGGGCGGGCTCCCGGGCGGACCTGGAGTACCACCGGAGCCACATCCTCTACTACCGGAAGCACAACGGATGGCTGCCCCGCGCCTTCCTCCGCGCCCGCGTCTTCCTGCTCGCCCTTTCCCGATGGGCGGCCGCCCTCGGGCCGGGGCCGGAACGCCAGGCCCGGCGTCGCGACGCGGGCCGGCTCCTTCGCGCGGCGCGGAGGGGCTGA